One Setaria viridis chromosome 5, Setaria_viridis_v4.0, whole genome shotgun sequence genomic region harbors:
- the LOC117855434 gene encoding alpha-1,3-arabinosyltransferase XAT3 has translation MAAMGGRGPAVIKGGGGGGDRPVGSRLVSVAVGGFLFFLVLLRSSRHDVAVVLDARTGDVRVRPRQQGGRHGHLQQSAEQSNGTAAAEPFSSGVSDAVTGGDRNDDDVETDAAPEEAERQSNAAAATINSVEQAQPEPAAEDAPQDKSLTTAQPAVQTTSPPHGLPGDIAFTTRAGPVDQQRQPLCDTSDSRADVCDVTGDVRMDASASAFVVVVGSAGGADGQTYKVRPYPRKGDATSMGRVTEITVRTAAGAGAAPRCTASHAEPAVVFSIGGYTGNLFHDFTDVIVPMYNAAQRYGGDVRLVVTDAAPRWLAKYGALLRGLSHHAPLDLAKAAAAGEVHCFGHAVVGLRAHRELMIERERSPDGVGMPDFTRFLRRALSLPRDAPTSPGGATGCKPRLLIVSRRGTRLILNTEAVVRTAEEVGFEAVVSELDVADDDVGRVGRLINSFDAMVGVHGADLTNMVFLPTGAAMVQIVPWGGLQWIARMDFGDPAEAMGLRYIQYEIAVHESSLKDKYPRDHEIFTNPTALHKKGFKFLRNTFLKSQDIIVDVDRFRAVLLQALENLSQ, from the exons ATGGCTGCGATGGGCGGCCGCGGGCCGGCGGTCATcaaaggcggaggcggaggcggcgacagGCCGGTGGGGAGCAGGCTGGTGTCCGTTGCCGTCGGcggcttcctcttcttcctcgtcctcctccgctcctcccgccacgacgtcgccgtcgtcctcgacgCCC GAACAGGCGACGTCCGGGTCCGGCCGCGACAGCAGGGAGGGAGACACGGCCACCTGCAGCAGAGTGCCGAGCAGAGCAACGGCACGGCAGCCGCAGAAC CCTTCTCTTCAGGGGTTAGCGACGCGGTGACCGGAGGGGATAggaacgacgacgacgtcgagaCAGACGCAGCGCCGGAGGAGGCAGAGCGTCAgagcaacgccgccgccgccactataAACTCCGTCGAGCAAGCACAACCAGAACCAG CCGCCGAGGACGCGCCCCAAGACAAGTCCTTAACCACCGCGCAACCCGCCGTGCAGACGACGTCTCCTCCGCACGGACTTCCAG GGGACATTGCGTTCACGACGCGTGCGGGTCCAGTGgaccagcagcggcagccgctGTGCGACACCTCCGACTCCCGTGCTGACGTCTGCGACGTCACCGGCGACGTCCGCATGGACGCCAGTGCCTCCgcgttcgtcgtcgtcgtcggttcGGCGGGCGGTGCCGACGGGCAGACGTACAAGGTCCGGCCGTACCCGCGGAAGGGCGACGCCACGAGCATGGGCCGCGTCACCGAGATCACCGTgcggacggcggccggcgcgggggccgCGCCGCGGTGCACGGCGTCGCACGCCGAGCCGGCGGTCGTGTTCTCCATCGGCGGGTACACGGGGAACCTCTTCCACGACTTCACCGACGTCATCGTCCCGATGTACAACGCCGCGCAGCGCTACGGCGGCGACGTGCGCCTCGTCGTGACCGACGCGGCCCCGCGGTGGCTGGCCAAGTACGGCGCGCTCCTGCGCGGGCTGTCGCACCACGCGCCGCTCGACCTtgccaaggccgccgccgccggggaggtgCACTGTTTCGGCCACGCCGTGGTCGGCCTGCGCGCGCACCGGGAGCTCATGATCGAGCGGGAGCGCAGCCCGGACGGGGTCGGGATGCCGGATTTCACGCGGTTCCTCCGGCGCGCGCTCTCGCTGCCCCGGGACGCGCCGACGagccccggcggcgccaccggatGCAAGCCCCGCCTGCTCATCGTCTCCCGCCGTGGCACTCGGCTGATTCTGAACACCGAAGCCGTTGTCCGCACGGCGGAGGAGGTCGGCTTCGAGGCCGTAGTGAGCGAGCTGGACGtggccgacgacgacgtcggGCGGGTGGGGCGGCTGATCAACTCGTTCGACGCGATGGTGGGCGTGCACGGCGCGGACCTGACCAACATGGTGTTCCTGCCGACGGGCGCGGCGATGGTGCAGATCGTGCCGTGGGGCGGGCTGCAGTGGATCGCGCGGATGGACTTCGGCGATCCGGCGGAGGCGATGGGGCTCAGGTACATCCAGTACGAGATCGCCGTCCACGAGAGCAGTCTCAAGGATAAGTACCCGAGAGACCACGAGATCTTCACCAACCCGACTGCGTTGCACAAGAAGGGCttcaagttcttgaggaacacGTTCTTGAAAAGCCAGGACATCATCGTCGACGTCGACCGCTTCAGGGCGGTGCTGCTCCAGGCGCTCGAGAACCTCTCGCAGtaa